One window of the Mycobacterium xenopi genome contains the following:
- a CDS encoding superoxide dismutase produces the protein MAEYTLPDLDWDYGALEPHISGQINELHHSKHHATYVKGANDALAKLEEARAKDDHSAIVGHEKALAFNLAGHVNHCLWWKNLSPNGGDKPTGELAAAIDDAFGSFDKFRAQFTAAATTVQGSGWAALGWDSLGGKLLVFQVYDHQSNFPLGIVPLLVLDMWEHAFYLQYKNVKADFAKAFWNVVNWADVQERYAAATSKTKGLIAG, from the coding sequence GTGGCTGAATACACCTTGCCCGATCTGGATTGGGACTACGGGGCACTGGAGCCGCATATCTCGGGTCAAATCAACGAGCTTCACCACAGCAAGCACCACGCGACGTACGTCAAAGGCGCCAACGACGCGCTCGCCAAGCTGGAGGAGGCGCGCGCCAAAGACGATCATTCCGCGATCGTCGGGCATGAGAAGGCCCTCGCGTTCAACCTGGCCGGCCATGTCAATCACTGCCTGTGGTGGAAGAACCTGTCCCCCAACGGCGGTGACAAGCCGACCGGCGAATTGGCCGCCGCCATCGACGACGCGTTCGGCTCGTTCGACAAGTTCCGCGCCCAGTTCACCGCGGCCGCCACGACCGTGCAGGGGTCGGGCTGGGCGGCACTCGGCTGGGACAGCCTGGGTGGCAAGCTCCTGGTGTTCCAGGTCTACGACCACCAGTCCAACTTCCCGCTCGGGATCGTCCCCCTGCTGGTGCTCGACATGTGGGAGCACGCCTTCTACCTGCAGTACAAGAATGTCAAGGCTGACTTCGCCAAAGCATTCTGGAACGTGGTCAACTGGGCGGACGTCCAGGAGCGGTATGCGGCCGCGACCTCGAAAACCAAGGGTCTGATCGCCGGCTGA
- a CDS encoding DUF4328 domain-containing protein, with product MIQVCSRCGTRWNVRDRQRVWCPRCRGTLHAPVPHADLRWSGHPSAQPGVAPRTPPQLPPGYRWIAVRPGPPPPPRRRRRPLGPTPRYAAIPRWGLVDRVDLIAGQPSPLQPGPTPAKVRATLLTSIVVLAIAALVYLVRYVLLVINRSTLLNPVVAAAALWLGVLASLAAVATVVFCAVVLIRWLIVRRAAAFGYRRRPEPRPERAMWAGCLVPLVNLLWAPVYVIELAKVEDIHARLRRPILVWWAVWVVSTAVSMWAIATSRAHDAQGIANNTLTTAFAYLLAALTVAAIAKVFEGFERKPVERPTHRWVVVDDDQARAAPSGAAVELAGQEPAA from the coding sequence GTGATCCAGGTGTGCTCCCGCTGCGGCACCCGCTGGAACGTTCGAGATCGGCAACGGGTCTGGTGTCCACGCTGCCGTGGAACGCTGCACGCGCCGGTGCCTCACGCTGACCTGCGGTGGAGCGGGCATCCAAGCGCCCAGCCCGGCGTCGCACCGCGCACGCCGCCGCAGCTGCCGCCGGGTTACCGGTGGATAGCGGTGCGTCCCGGCCCTCCTCCGCCGCCGCGACGACGGCGGCGGCCGCTGGGACCGACGCCGCGATACGCGGCCATACCGCGATGGGGCCTGGTGGACCGTGTCGATCTCATCGCGGGTCAGCCGTCGCCGCTTCAGCCGGGACCCACACCGGCGAAGGTGCGGGCCACCCTGTTGACCAGCATCGTGGTGCTGGCCATCGCGGCGCTGGTGTACCTGGTGCGCTACGTGCTGCTGGTCATCAACCGCAGCACGCTACTGAACCCGGTGGTGGCCGCGGCTGCGCTTTGGCTCGGGGTCCTGGCCAGCCTGGCCGCGGTGGCCACGGTCGTATTTTGCGCTGTGGTGCTAATCAGATGGTTGATAGTCCGACGGGCCGCCGCGTTTGGCTATCGCCGTCGGCCCGAACCGCGGCCCGAACGAGCGATGTGGGCCGGCTGCCTGGTGCCGCTGGTCAACTTGCTGTGGGCGCCGGTGTACGTCATCGAACTGGCGAAGGTCGAAGACATCCATGCCCGGCTGCGCCGACCCATCTTGGTGTGGTGGGCAGTGTGGGTCGTCAGCACCGCGGTATCGATGTGGGCGATCGCGACCAGCCGCGCCCACGACGCGCAAGGCATTGCCAACAACACCCTCACGACCGCGTTCGCCTATCTGCTGGCGGCGCTGACCGTCGCCGCCATCGCGAAGGTGTTCGAGGGATTCGAGCGCAAGCCTGTGGAGCGGCCCACCCATCGCTGGGTGGTTGTCGATGACGACCAGGCCCGCGCAGCCCCGTCCGGCGCTGCTGTTGAGTTAGCGGGCCAGGAACCGGCAGCATAG
- a CDS encoding glycerophosphodiester phosphodiesterase, translating into MTWADEVLAGHPFVVAHRGASAARPEHTLAAYDLALKEGADGVECDVRLTRDGHLVCVHDRRLDRTSSGVGLVSTMTLAQLRELEYGAWHRSWRPDGTHGDTGLLTLDALVALVLDWNRPVKIFIETKHPVRYGALVESKVLALLQRFGIATPASADRSRAVVMSFSAMALWRIRRAAPLLPTVLLSRAYRYLGGPTASSVGATAIGPSIATLREHPELVDRAAAQGRALYCWNVDHFEDVEFCREVGVAWIATHYPGRAKAWLQNGLTGAGRD; encoded by the coding sequence ATGACGTGGGCCGACGAGGTGCTCGCCGGGCATCCTTTCGTGGTGGCACACCGCGGCGCCTCGGCAGCTCGGCCCGAACATACGTTGGCCGCATACGATCTGGCCCTCAAAGAGGGCGCCGACGGAGTCGAATGCGATGTGCGGCTAACCCGCGACGGTCATCTGGTGTGCGTGCACGACCGGCGGCTGGACCGGACGTCCAGTGGCGTCGGCCTAGTCAGCACGATGACGCTAGCGCAGCTTCGTGAACTGGAATACGGTGCGTGGCACCGCAGTTGGCGCCCCGACGGCACCCACGGCGACACGGGATTGCTGACGCTGGATGCCCTTGTCGCGCTGGTGTTGGACTGGAACCGACCGGTCAAGATCTTCATCGAGACCAAGCATCCAGTTCGCTACGGGGCGCTGGTGGAAAGCAAGGTGCTGGCCCTGTTGCAGCGCTTTGGGATCGCAACTCCGGCATCGGCTGACCGGTCGCGCGCGGTCGTCATGTCGTTTTCAGCGATGGCGCTGTGGCGGATTCGGCGAGCGGCGCCGCTGCTGCCTACCGTGCTGCTCAGCCGGGCCTACCGATATCTAGGTGGCCCGACGGCCAGCTCGGTCGGGGCCACCGCAATAGGGCCGTCGATCGCGACGCTTCGTGAGCATCCCGAACTGGTGGACCGCGCCGCCGCCCAGGGCCGCGCGTTGTACTGCTGGAACGTCGACCATTTCGAGGACGTCGAGTTCTGCCGCGAAGTCGGAGTGGCGTGGATCGCCACCCATTACCCCGGCCGCGCCAAGGCGTGGCTGCAAAACGGACTGACCGGAGCGGGTCGCGACTGA
- a CDS encoding ferritin: protein MTERDIPKTKFHALLQEQIYNEFTAAQQYVAIAVYFDDAHLPQLANHFYRQAVEERNHAMMLVQHLLDRDLGVEIPGVGPVRNRFDAPAEALALALDQERAVTEQVSRLAAAARDEGDYLGEQFMQWFLSEQVEEVALMTTLLRVARRAGDNLFNLENFVAREVAMPATDSSAPTVAGGRL from the coding sequence ATGACTGAGCGGGATATACCCAAAACGAAATTCCACGCATTGCTGCAAGAGCAGATTTACAACGAATTCACTGCTGCCCAGCAATATGTTGCGATTGCGGTTTATTTCGACGACGCTCATCTGCCGCAGCTTGCGAACCACTTCTACCGGCAAGCGGTGGAGGAGCGAAATCACGCGATGATGCTGGTACAGCATCTGCTCGACCGCGATCTCGGTGTCGAAATCCCCGGTGTGGGCCCCGTCCGCAACCGGTTCGACGCCCCGGCAGAGGCGCTGGCGTTGGCGCTTGACCAGGAGCGTGCCGTCACCGAGCAGGTCAGCAGGCTGGCCGCCGCGGCCCGCGACGAAGGCGACTACCTCGGCGAGCAGTTCATGCAGTGGTTCCTCAGCGAACAGGTCGAGGAGGTGGCGCTGATGACCACGTTGTTGCGGGTGGCCCGCCGCGCCGGGGACAACCTCTTCAACCTCGAGAACTTCGTCGCCCGCGAGGTAGCGATGCCGGCCACCGACTCGTCCGCGCCGACGGTGGCCGGAGGACGCCTGTAG
- a CDS encoding LCP family protein → MNGGRAPGRRRRPLPEAAPVIPRDPGYRRPVTGWPAAPPPPRRPRKPRRKRAWGRIAALTLLIGVLLATASVLGGALWLDTSLRRTPVLTDYPGRPAPGRGTTWLLVGSDSRQGLTVEQQQALSTGGDTGNGRTDTILLVHVPGIGSSSPTTMVSIPRDSYVPIPGYGGDKINAAFAMGGAPLLAQTVEQATGLRLDHYVEIGFSGFARLVDALGGVTVCPTAAVDDPLAGIDLPAGCQRADGRAALGYVRSRATPRADLDRMVHQRQLLSTLLHRAASPAVWLNPWRWYTVPRAAADALTVDQGDHVWDLARLGWALRGATATMTVPIGEFTGSDSGSVVVWNHDAARQLFDALASDAPLPSGPQGEQP, encoded by the coding sequence ATGAACGGCGGCCGCGCACCGGGTCGGCGACGGCGCCCATTGCCGGAGGCGGCCCCGGTGATTCCGCGTGACCCCGGCTATCGCAGGCCGGTCACCGGCTGGCCTGCCGCCCCGCCGCCCCCCAGACGTCCGCGAAAACCGCGCCGCAAGCGTGCGTGGGGCCGGATCGCGGCGCTGACGCTGCTGATCGGGGTGCTGCTGGCCACCGCCAGTGTGCTGGGCGGGGCGTTGTGGCTCGACACCTCACTGCGGCGCACCCCGGTGCTCACCGACTATCCCGGCCGGCCGGCGCCGGGCCGCGGTACCACCTGGCTGCTCGTCGGTTCCGACAGCCGCCAGGGGCTCACCGTCGAGCAGCAGCAAGCGCTGAGCACCGGCGGCGACACCGGCAACGGGCGCACCGACACGATCCTGCTGGTGCACGTGCCAGGGATCGGGTCGAGTTCGCCGACCACGATGGTGTCGATCCCGCGCGATTCGTACGTGCCGATCCCCGGCTATGGCGGCGACAAGATCAACGCGGCGTTCGCGATGGGCGGGGCGCCGCTGCTGGCCCAAACCGTCGAACAAGCCACCGGCCTGCGGTTGGACCACTACGTCGAGATCGGGTTCAGTGGCTTCGCCCGCCTGGTTGACGCCCTCGGCGGGGTCACCGTCTGTCCCACCGCAGCGGTCGACGATCCGCTCGCCGGTATCGATCTGCCGGCCGGATGCCAGCGCGCCGACGGCCGCGCCGCGCTCGGCTATGTCCGCAGCCGGGCAACGCCGCGCGCCGACCTGGACCGGATGGTGCACCAGCGCCAGTTGCTGTCGACGCTGCTGCACCGTGCCGCCAGCCCAGCGGTCTGGCTCAATCCCTGGCGGTGGTATACGGTGCCGCGCGCGGCGGCCGACGCGCTGACCGTCGACCAGGGCGACCACGTCTGGGATCTAGCCCGGCTCGGGTGGGCGCTGCGCGGTGCCACCGCCACGATGACCGTGCCGATCGGCGAGTTCACCGGCAGCGATTCGGGCTCGGTGGTGGTGTGGAATCACGATGCGGCCCGCCAGTTGTTCGACGCGCTGGCGTCCGACGCACCGCTGCCATCTGGCCCCCAGGGCGAGCAACCATAA
- a CDS encoding CPBP family intramembrane glutamic endopeptidase, translated as MNSPHTEQLQRRALGIEIVVVLGVTFGLSAVTAVLELTDSVLRNLSTQRIPLNPKRSYFDLVDLGLNVAVAAQLIAWGGLGLYLLWRSGFRPAQIGLSRFRWRADLGGGIGLAVVIGVPGLGLYLAARKLGLDASVVPSSLGDTWWRIPMLVVAAFANGWAEEVLVVGYLLTRLRQLGVAPRVALSCSSLLRGAYHLYQGFGAGLGNLAMGVVFGYVWQRTGRLWPLIIAHGLIDTAAYVGYVLLAHRVGWLR; from the coding sequence GTGAACTCGCCGCACACTGAGCAGCTGCAGCGACGCGCACTGGGCATCGAGATCGTCGTGGTGCTGGGCGTCACGTTCGGGCTCAGCGCCGTCACCGCCGTGCTGGAGCTCACCGATTCGGTGTTGCGTAACCTCAGCACTCAGCGAATCCCGTTGAACCCCAAGCGGTCCTACTTCGACCTGGTCGACCTGGGTCTGAACGTCGCGGTCGCTGCGCAGTTGATCGCCTGGGGCGGGCTCGGGTTGTACCTGTTGTGGCGCAGCGGATTTCGTCCGGCGCAGATAGGGCTGTCCCGGTTTCGCTGGCGCGCCGACCTAGGCGGCGGCATCGGGCTGGCGGTGGTGATCGGTGTGCCCGGCCTGGGTCTATACCTGGCCGCGCGCAAGCTAGGGCTTGACGCCTCGGTCGTCCCGTCGAGCCTGGGCGACACCTGGTGGCGTATCCCGATGCTGGTGGTCGCCGCCTTCGCCAACGGCTGGGCCGAAGAGGTGCTAGTCGTCGGGTACCTGCTTACCCGGCTGCGACAATTGGGTGTCGCCCCGCGCGTGGCGTTGAGTTGCTCGAGCCTGCTGCGCGGCGCCTACCACCTCTATCAGGGTTTCGGCGCGGGGCTGGGCAATTTGGCGATGGGAGTGGTGTTCGGGTATGTGTGGCAGCGCACCGGCCGACTCTGGCCGCTGATAATCGCCCACGGTCTGATCGACACGGCCGCGTACGTCGGTTATGTGCTGCTGGCCCACCGCGTGGGATGGCTGCGCTGA
- a CDS encoding DUF2470 domain-containing protein, translated as MSSGSTAPTTAERIRSTCARAGGALLAVEGAEPITTPLHHLLDDGSIAVAVPATSAAPDGTQAVLELADYAPLPLREPVRALVWMRGRLQPLPPAAVSPLLDRIAAEDPNPALLQIQTPASQPPRPGDTRYALLRLQIEAVVVTDASGAESVDVAALLAARPDPFCAMESCWLRHLDSVHQDVVARLASKLPAPLRRGDVRPLGLDRYGVRLRVETADGDRDVRLPFRKPVDDVAGLSQAIRLLMGCPFANGLRARRY; from the coding sequence ATGAGTTCTGGCAGCACCGCGCCGACCACGGCCGAGCGCATCCGCAGCACCTGCGCCCGCGCGGGAGGCGCGCTACTGGCCGTCGAGGGTGCCGAGCCGATCACCACTCCCCTGCACCACCTCCTCGACGACGGGTCCATCGCGGTCGCTGTGCCGGCGACGTCCGCCGCTCCCGATGGCACCCAAGCCGTTCTTGAACTGGCCGATTATGCGCCACTGCCGCTGCGTGAACCGGTGCGTGCGCTGGTGTGGATGCGCGGACGCCTGCAACCCCTTCCGCCCGCCGCGGTGTCCCCCCTGCTCGATCGGATCGCCGCCGAGGACCCCAATCCGGCGCTGCTGCAAATCCAGACGCCGGCGTCCCAACCGCCGCGGCCGGGCGACACCCGCTATGCGTTGCTGCGATTGCAGATCGAGGCGGTGGTGGTGACCGACGCCTCCGGGGCCGAGTCGGTCGACGTTGCGGCCCTGCTGGCGGCCCGGCCGGACCCGTTTTGCGCAATGGAGTCCTGCTGGCTGCGCCACCTGGACAGCGTCCACCAAGACGTGGTCGCGCGCCTGGCGTCCAAACTGCCTGCGCCCCTTCGGCGGGGCGACGTCCGGCCCTTGGGACTGGATCGCTACGGCGTGCGGTTGCGGGTGGAAACCGCAGACGGCGACCGTGACGTGCGACTGCCCTTTCGCAAGCCAGTCGACGACGTGGCCGGCTTGAGCCAAGCCATCCGCCTGCTGATGGGTTGCCCGTTCGCCAACGGCCTGCGCGCCCGCCGGTACTGA
- a CDS encoding histidine phosphatase family protein, protein MSGRLVLLRHAQSYGNLERRLDTRPPGAGLTPLGREQAREFARSGATRPAMLMHSVATRAAETAAVISAEWSMPAREVEGIHEVQVGELENRSDDEAVAEFNAIYKRWHEGELDLALPGGETGNQVLDRYVPVLTDLRLRYLDRDDWSGDIVVVSHGAAIRLAAAVLAGVDGSFVVDHHLGNTEAVVLVPITDGRWSCVRWADQTPPFYPEPEPTPVADAVRSSTDPMG, encoded by the coding sequence ATGAGCGGCCGACTCGTCCTGCTGCGGCACGCCCAGTCCTACGGCAACCTTGAGCGCCGACTGGACACCCGGCCGCCCGGAGCGGGGCTGACGCCGCTGGGACGCGAGCAGGCTCGGGAGTTCGCGCGCAGCGGCGCGACGCGACCGGCGATGCTGATGCACTCGGTGGCCACCCGGGCCGCAGAGACGGCCGCGGTGATCAGCGCCGAATGGAGCATGCCGGCCCGCGAGGTCGAGGGCATCCACGAGGTGCAGGTCGGGGAGTTGGAAAACCGCAGCGACGACGAAGCGGTCGCCGAATTCAACGCGATCTACAAACGCTGGCACGAGGGCGAACTCGACCTGGCGCTACCCGGAGGCGAGACCGGCAACCAAGTCCTGGACCGTTACGTGCCGGTGCTCACCGACTTACGGCTGCGCTACCTCGACCGCGACGACTGGAGCGGCGACATCGTCGTCGTCAGTCACGGCGCGGCGATTCGGCTGGCCGCGGCGGTGCTGGCCGGAGTGGACGGCAGTTTCGTCGTCGACCACCATCTGGGCAACACCGAAGCGGTGGTGCTGGTCCCGATCACCGACGGGCGATGGAGTTGCGTGCGCTGGGCCGATCAGACGCCGCCGTTTTATCCCGAGCCCGAGCCCACCCCGGTGGCCGACGCGGTGCGGTCGAGCACCGACCCGATGGGCTGA
- a CDS encoding metallopeptidase family protein, producing the protein MSVRMDPHRFDELVSDALDLIPPQLAAVMDNVVVLVADRHPDDPDLLGLYEGVALTERDSNYAGSLPDTITIYRDALLDVCDSDDQVVDEVKVTVIHEIAHHFGIDDDRLHQLGWA; encoded by the coding sequence GTGTCTGTGCGGATGGATCCGCACCGGTTCGACGAACTGGTCTCCGACGCACTGGACCTGATTCCACCGCAGCTGGCGGCCGTCATGGACAACGTCGTCGTGCTGGTCGCCGACCGGCATCCCGACGACCCCGATCTGCTCGGCCTCTACGAGGGCGTGGCGCTGACCGAGCGGGACTCCAACTACGCCGGATCACTGCCGGACACCATCACGATCTACCGCGATGCGCTGCTCGACGTTTGTGACAGCGACGATCAGGTTGTCGACGAGGTGAAAGTCACGGTGATCCACGAGATCGCCCACCACTTCGGGATCGACGACGACCGACTCCACCAGCTCGGCTGGGCTTAA
- the serS gene encoding serine--tRNA ligase, which produces MIDLRLLRDDPETVRRSQISRGEDPGLVDVLLAADAARRTAISRADSLRAEQKAASKKVGAASAAERPALLQQAKELAEQVKAAEAVQADAEAAFTAAHMAISNVILDGVPAGGEEDYTVLDVVGEPAGIENPRDHLELGESLGLIDMARGAKVSGSRFYFLTGRGALLQLGLLQLALRLAVDNGFIPLIPPVLVRPQVMSGTGFLGAHAEEVYRIEADDLYLVGTSEVPLAGYHGDEILDLSGGPLRYVGWSSCFRREAGSHGKDTRGIIRVHQFDKVEGFVYCVPDDAEAEHERLLGWQREMLARIEVPYRVIDVAAGELGSSAARKFDCEAWLPSQHAYRELTSTSNCTTFQARRLATRYRDADGKPQIAATLNGTLATTRWLVAILENHQRPDGSVRVPDALVPFVGTEVLEP; this is translated from the coding sequence GTGATCGACCTGAGGCTCCTGCGCGACGACCCCGAGACGGTGCGCCGTTCCCAGATCAGCCGCGGCGAGGACCCGGGACTGGTCGACGTGCTGCTTGCCGCCGACGCCGCCCGCCGGACCGCGATCTCGCGGGCAGATTCGCTACGCGCCGAACAGAAGGCCGCCAGCAAGAAGGTGGGCGCCGCATCGGCCGCGGAACGCCCGGCCCTGCTGCAGCAGGCCAAAGAACTGGCCGAGCAGGTCAAGGCCGCGGAGGCGGTGCAGGCCGACGCCGAGGCAGCGTTCACCGCCGCACACATGGCCATCTCGAACGTCATCCTCGACGGGGTGCCCGCCGGCGGAGAGGAGGACTACACGGTCCTCGACGTGGTCGGCGAGCCTGCTGGCATCGAAAACCCCAGGGATCATTTGGAACTCGGCGAATCGCTGGGCCTGATCGACATGGCGCGCGGCGCCAAGGTGTCGGGGTCGCGGTTCTATTTCCTAACCGGCCGCGGCGCGCTGTTGCAGCTGGGGTTGCTGCAGCTGGCGCTGCGGTTAGCCGTCGACAACGGTTTCATCCCGCTCATCCCGCCGGTGCTGGTGCGCCCGCAGGTGATGTCGGGCACCGGGTTTCTGGGCGCGCACGCCGAAGAGGTGTATCGCATCGAAGCCGACGACCTGTATCTGGTGGGCACCTCCGAGGTGCCGCTGGCCGGCTACCACGGCGACGAGATCCTGGACCTGTCGGGCGGGCCACTGCGCTACGTGGGCTGGTCGTCGTGTTTTCGACGCGAAGCCGGCAGTCACGGCAAGGACACCCGCGGCATCATCCGGGTGCATCAGTTCGACAAGGTGGAAGGGTTCGTCTACTGCGTGCCCGACGACGCCGAGGCCGAACACGAGCGGCTGCTGGGCTGGCAGCGCGAGATGCTGGCCCGCATCGAGGTGCCCTATCGCGTGATCGACGTGGCCGCAGGCGAACTCGGGTCGTCGGCGGCGCGCAAGTTCGACTGCGAGGCGTGGCTGCCGTCCCAGCATGCCTACCGCGAGCTGACGTCGACCTCGAACTGCACCACCTTTCAGGCGCGCCGGCTTGCGACGCGTTACCGCGACGCCGACGGCAAGCCGCAGATCGCGGCGACCCTCAACGGCACCCTGGCCACCACCCGCTGGCTGGTGGCCATCCTGGAAAACCACCAGCGACCCGACGGCAGCGTGCGGGTGCCCGATGCGCTGGTGCCGTTCGTGGGCACCGAGGTGCTGGAGCCTTAA
- a CDS encoding DUF2834 domain-containing protein: protein MVSLVVHALLGLTVISWIVASNQHVFARPSSGPLLSPLECAYYVVGVVSVALGWYFNIRFVHDYSAGSANPIWGPGSWSDYIRLMFTNPAASSASQDYTIANVVLLPLFTIVDGYRRGLRRPWLFFVSSLFTSFAFAFALYFAAVERQRRHEQSRQAVQA from the coding sequence ATGGTCTCCCTCGTTGTCCACGCACTGCTCGGTTTGACGGTGATCTCCTGGATCGTCGCCTCGAATCAGCACGTGTTCGCCAGGCCGTCATCCGGGCCACTGTTGTCGCCGCTGGAATGCGCCTACTACGTCGTCGGCGTCGTGTCGGTGGCGCTGGGCTGGTACTTCAATATCCGCTTCGTGCACGACTATTCGGCCGGATCGGCAAACCCGATCTGGGGCCCCGGCAGCTGGTCGGACTACATCCGGTTGATGTTCACCAACCCTGCGGCCAGCTCGGCAAGCCAGGACTACACGATCGCCAATGTCGTTCTGCTGCCCCTGTTTACGATAGTCGACGGCTACCGGCGGGGGCTGCGGCGGCCGTGGCTGTTCTTCGTGTCGAGCCTGTTCACCAGTTTCGCGTTTGCGTTCGCGTTGTACTTCGCCGCCGTCGAGCGCCAGCGCCGCCACGAGCAATCGCGTCAAGCCGTGCAGGCTTAA
- a CDS encoding TetR/AcrR family transcriptional regulator: MVRPAQTARSERTREALRQAAMVRFLAQGFEETSAEQIAADAGVSLRTFYRHFSSKHDLLFADYDAGLHWFRAALAARPVDEPIIESVQSAIFAFPYDVEAVTKIAALRNAELDSSRIVRHIRQVEADFADAVAEHLSRRARTSTVDERLRATVTARCIAAAVFGAMEVWMLGQNRSLAELARLCHAALASLEDGLLPPDR; this comes from the coding sequence ATGGTCCGGCCCGCGCAGACCGCGCGCAGCGAACGCACTCGTGAGGCGTTGCGACAGGCCGCGATGGTGCGGTTTTTGGCCCAGGGTTTCGAGGAGACATCGGCCGAGCAGATCGCGGCGGACGCCGGGGTGTCGCTGCGGACGTTTTATCGGCACTTCTCCTCCAAACACGATCTCCTGTTTGCCGACTACGACGCCGGACTGCATTGGTTTCGGGCAGCATTGGCCGCCCGTCCGGTCGACGAGCCGATCATCGAATCCGTGCAGTCGGCCATCTTCGCGTTCCCGTACGACGTTGAGGCCGTGACGAAAATCGCTGCGTTGCGAAACGCCGAACTGGACTCGAGCCGGATCGTTCGGCACATCCGGCAGGTGGAAGCGGACTTCGCCGACGCCGTGGCCGAGCACCTGAGCCGGCGTGCGCGCACCAGCACCGTCGACGAACGCCTGCGGGCCACGGTGACCGCGCGCTGCATAGCCGCCGCGGTGTTCGGCGCGATGGAGGTCTGGATGCTGGGCCAAAATCGTTCGCTGGCCGAACTGGCCCGGCTATGTCATGCCGCGCTGGCTTCGCTGGAAGACGGTCTGCTGCCGCCCGACCGCTAG